One Pirellulales bacterium genomic window, AAATCTGGTCTGTTGTCAGTGGTCAGTTGCCAATGGGCCGTGGCGACTTGGGCGTCTTCGGGCGCGAGTTGCGCACCTTCGCAAAAACGCGGCGTTTTTTGGGGGTTGGCAGTTGCGCGTCTTCGCTGGCGCACGGTGTTTTTGGCGTTTCCGCAACCGGCGGTGGCTCGCTCGGGAGACCGGCCGCGGCCTTGCCGCCGAGTTGCGCACATTCGACAAAACGCGGCATTTTTTCGGGTTGGCAGTTGCGCATCTTCGCTATCTTGCGAAGCATCGAGGAGCTTGACTGGCCGGAGATCGGCAAGAAAATGGACCGCACACCCAACGCCGCCCGCGTTCTCTGGGCACGGGCACTGAAACAACTCCGCCCCCCGCATCGAAGAACGGCTGTAAGCAGCGGCTCATTCGGGCAGGGCCAGCGTGGCACGGCGGCGGCGATGGCGCCAGCGCCGGCCGACCACGCGCGCCAGCTTGCTCGGCTCGATTTCGAGCACGCCCAGCAACCGCACCAAGGCCCAGGCCGACCGCAGACTCACGCGGGGCCGAGCGCAAAGGTAACGCTCTTCAAAGCGCGGTCGAAAACGGCTCTTGTAGTGATACAGCCCGGCCGTATCGAACACGAAATTGAAGTAGCGGCCCGCCAGCGACAAACTGCGGCGCACCAGAGTGCTGTCTCCAGGAATCGGCGCCGCGGCACGCAAGCCCGGCACCAGACAGAGCGACACCCGCCGCACGTTTTCTTGCCGCAGAGCCTCGATGGCCTCGTGCATCAAGAACGGGACCGTGCCGCGCACCGCATCGTGCCTCTGGCGGTAGATTTCGAAAGCCCAACCAGCGCCGTTGCGATAGGGGTTGCAAACGAGAAAACCCTCGCAGCGATCTTGAGAACGGGCCACAAAGATCCGCCGGCGGCCGAGACGGGCCGGATCGAAGCTGCCATCGAGGAAACGCAGTTCGGCCGATTGCGGTTTGCCGGCGAGAAAGGCGGCCGACAGCTCCGCCAACTCGACGGTCACCCCTGCCCATTCGGCGGCGGTCATCTGCTCGCGGACGCACTCGCGCACGGCCAGCCGCTGCCGGCGACAGTGATTGACTTGCCGGCGCAGCCATTGAAACGGCTTGCCCTGGCAGCTCCAGTCGCCGAGATCGAGAACGGCCTCTTCGCCCAGTTTCGTCGCCTGGAAACCATGTCGGCGAAACAGCGGTAAATCGTCCTCGGCCACATTGTAGAACGACAGCCACTCGCCGCGGCCGTCGGCCTGGGCCACCAGCTCGGCCAGCAACGTCTCTCGGTGGTCGCGGGGCGCGATGAGTCCGCCACCCGCCTGCAGATACCTGCCAACGCGGACGAGAGCGACCAGTCCCCGACGCTCGCGCGACCAGAAGACTTCGCGCTCGCGATCGGTGGCCAGGTACGAATCGTAGTATTGTCCGTGACGGAACGCGATGGCCTCCAGCGAGCGCGGCCCGCGCGCGGTACTCGTTCTGACGAGCGGCGGAGCGGCGTAGGAATTGGACCCATCGACTTCCTGACAAACCGGCAGCATAGAACCGTACCCTCCTTGGCGCGGGCGAGCGAAAACGGAAAGGGCTGATTCTAGCAGGAAGCGCCGGGCGTGGTAACACGGACTCACTCGCTGACTTGCCTGGGCTGCGCAAACTGGCATTGGAGCAGACCGGGCGACGGGCGATAATG contains:
- a CDS encoding DUF2156 domain-containing protein gives rise to the protein MLPVCQEVDGSNSYAAPPLVRTSTARGPRSLEAIAFRHGQYYDSYLATDREREVFWSRERRGLVALVRVGRYLQAGGGLIAPRDHRETLLAELVAQADGRGEWLSFYNVAEDDLPLFRRHGFQATKLGEEAVLDLGDWSCQGKPFQWLRRQVNHCRRQRLAVRECVREQMTAAEWAGVTVELAELSAAFLAGKPQSAELRFLDGSFDPARLGRRRIFVARSQDRCEGFLVCNPYRNGAGWAFEIYRQRHDAVRGTVPFLMHEAIEALRQENVRRVSLCLVPGLRAAAPIPGDSTLVRRSLSLAGRYFNFVFDTAGLYHYKSRFRPRFEERYLCARPRVSLRSAWALVRLLGVLEIEPSKLARVVGRRWRHRRRRATLALPE